A genomic stretch from Puntigrus tetrazona isolate hp1 unplaced genomic scaffold, ASM1883169v1 S000000472, whole genome shotgun sequence includes:
- the LOC122334020 gene encoding NACHT, LRR and PYD domains-containing protein 1a allele 1-like isoform X2 has product MNLSKERDTQIKTGKSLWQNEPPEPSCVSVKSDQSISPPFNFSLEESADLSEKHEEPESHTAKKNLDSIFKYLEYKIISVMKSELKSFKKVLSPDYPDCSERDDDEDSNKVREGLLKITLLILRKMNQTDLANTLQTKFMPVYQEKLRSRLQDKYQRLNEGISNHGDSTHLNEIYTELYITEGGSGEVNNEHEVRQIETVSRRPETQDTPINCNDIFIPSPGQDKPIRTVLTKGVAGIGKTVSVQKFILDWAEGKANQDVHFIFPLPFRELNLMQKNLSLVDLLNHLHTETKEFKSADYDYYKFMFIFDGLDECRLSLDFQNNQNLSDVTEPASVDVLLTNLIKGNLLPSALLWITSRPAAVNQIPPECVDQVTEVRGFNDPQKEEYFRKRINDRSLADRVVTHIRSSRSLFIMCHIPVFCWISATVLERMMGKAESAEIPKTLTQMFTHFLIFQTKLKTQKYDGKYEIDSDKARQTILSLGKLASEQLEKGNLIFYEEDLKESDIDVREVSVYSGVCTQIFREEFGLQLGKVYSFVHLSIQEFLAALFKLLSFSEQNTGLWNVFRLPMTSLLKREVDKALQSENGHWDLFLRFLLGLSLESNQSLLQGLLKKRVSSSDISQETAEYIKQKIRENPSPEKSINLFHCLNELNDCSLEQEVQTYLIRTEDRCLSGVKLSAAQWSALVFVLLNSEEELDEFVLSKYQRSEECLLRLLPVIKASRKADLSCCYITKKGWSALTSALRSNHSHLRELNLSRNKLSDSEVLCALLEDPVSCKLEKLQLSYCSIGEEGCAALISALRSNPSHLKELDLSRNKPGDSGVKLLSALLEDPHCKLEKLQLCNCNIGEEGCAALISALSSNSSHLRELDLSLNKPGDSRVKLRSALLEVSHSKLKKLYI; this is encoded by the exons ATGAATCTCTCTAAAGAGCGTGACACGCAGATAAAGACAGGCAAGAG TCTGTGGCAAAATGAACCTCCTGAACCCAGCTGTGTGTCCGTGAAGAGTGACCAGTCAATTAGTCCTCCATTTAATTTCAGTCTGGAGGAATCTGCTGATCTGAg TGAAAAACATGAAGAACCAGAATCACATACAGCGAAGAAGAACCTAGACTCCATTTTCAAG TATCTTGAGTACAAAATCATTTCTGTGATGAAGAGTGAGttaaaaagctttaagaaaGTACTGAGTCCAGATTACCCAGATTGCTCTGAAAGAGACGATGATGAGGATAGTAACAAAGTCAGAGAGGGTCTTCTGAAGATAACACTGCTCATCCTGAGAAAGATGAACCAAACAGACCTTGCTAACACACTACAGACCA AATTTATGCCTGTGTATCAAGAAAAACTCAGATCCAGACTACAGGATAAATATCAAAGACTGAATGAAGGAATTTCCAATCATGGAGACTCAACACATCTGAATGAGATCTACACAGAGCTGTACATCACAGAGGGAGGCAGTGGAGAGGTCAATAATGAACACGAGGTGAGACAGATTGAGACAGTGTCCAGGAGACCAGAGACACAGGACACACCAATCAACTGTAATGACATATTTATACCCTCACCTGGACAAGACAAACCCATCAGAACTGTGCTGACAAAAGGAGTcgctggaattggaaaaacagtctctgtgcagaagttcattcttGACTGGGCTGAAGGAAAAGCCAACCAGGATGTTCATTTTATCTTTCCACTTCCTTTCAGGGAGCTGAACTTGATGCAGAAAAATCTCAGTCTTGTGGATCTTCTAAACCACCTTCACACAGAAACCAAAGAATTTAAGTCAGCAGATTATGATTACTACAAATTCATGTTCATATTTGATGGTTTGGATGAGTGTCGACTTAGTCTAGATTTCCAAAACAATCAGAACTTGTCTGATGTAACAGAACCAGCTTCAGTGGATGTGTTGCTGACCAACCTCATCAAGGGCAATCTACTTCCTTCTGCTCTCCTCTGGATCACCTCTCGACCAGCAGCAGTCAATCAGATCCCTCCTGAGTGTGTCGACCAGGTCACAGAGGTGCGAGGATTCAATGACCCTCAGAAGGAAGAATATTTCAGGAAGAGAATAAATGATCGGAGTCTGGCTGATAGAGTCGTCACGCACATCCGATCATCAAGAAGTCTGttcatcatgtgtcacatcccagtcttctgctggatttCAGCCACTGTACTCGAGAGGATGATGGGTAAAGCAGAGAGTGCAGAGATTCCCAAAACTCTCACACAAATGTTTACACACTTCCTGATCTTCCAGACCAAACTGAAGACTCAGAAATATGATGGGAAATATGAAATTGATTCTGATAAGGCTAGACAGACGATTCTGTCTCTAGGAAAACTGGCTTCTGAACAGCTGGAAAAAGGAAACCTGATTTTCTATGAGGAGGACCTGAAAGAGAGTGACATTGATGTCAGAGAAGTGTCAGTGTACTCAGGAGTTTGTACccagatcttcagagaggagtTTGGACTGCAGTTGGGAAAGGTGTACAGCTTTGTTCATCTGAGTATTCAGGAGTTTCTTGCTGCTTTATTCAAGCTGCTGTCCTTTTCTGAACAAAACACAGGACTGTGGAATGTGTTTAGATTACCAATGACAAGTTTACTAAAGAGAGAAGTGGACAAGGCCTTACAGAGTGAGAACGGACACTGGGACCTTTTCCTCCGGTTCCTTCTAGGTCTGTCACTAGAGTCTAATCAGTCTCTCTTACAAGGTCTCCTGAAAAAGAGAGTAAGCAGCTCTGATATCAGTCAGGAAACAGCTGAATACATTAAACAGAAGATCAGGGAGAATCCCTCTCCAGAgaaatccatcaatctgttccactgtctgaatgaactgaatGATTGTTCACTAGAGCAGGAAGTCCAAACATACCTGATCAGAACAGAGGACAGGTGTCTCTCTGGAGTCAAACTATCTGCGGCTCAGTGGTCAGCTCTGGTGTTTGTGCTGTTGAACTCAGAAGAAGAGCTGGATGAGTTTGTACTGAGTAAATATCAACGATCAGAAGAATGTCTTCTGAGGCTGCTGCCAGTGATCAAAGCATCTAGAAAGGCTGA TCTCTCCTGCTGTTATATTACAAAGAAAGGCTGGTCTGCTCtgacttcagctctgagatcaaaccattcacacctgagagaactgaatCTGAGCCGTAATAAACTCAGTGATTCAGAAGTGCTCTGTGCTCTGCTGGAGGATCCTGTAAGCTGTAAACTGGAAAAACTACA GCTGAGTTACTGCAGTATTGGAGAGGAAGGCTGTGCTGCTCTGatttcagctctgagatcaaacccctcacactTGAAAGAACTGGATCTGAGCCGTAATAAACCAGGAGACTCGGgtgtgaagctgctctctgctCTACTGGAGGATCCACACTGTAAACTGGAGAAACTACA GCTGTGTAACTGCAATATTGGAGAAGAAGGCTGTGCTGCTCTGAtttcagctctgagttcaaactcctcacacctgagagaactggatcTGAGCCTTAATAAACCAGGAGACTCAAGAGTAAAGCTGCGCTCTGCTCTACTGGAGGTTTCACACAGTAAACTGAAGAAACTATA TATTTGA
- the LOC122334020 gene encoding NACHT, LRR and PYD domains-containing protein 3-like isoform X1: MNLSKERDTQIKTGKSLWQNEPPEPSCVSVKSDQSISPPFNFSLEESADLSEKHEEPESHTAKKNLDSIFKYLEYKIISVMKSELKSFKKVLSPDYPDCSERDDDEDSNKVREGLLKITLLILRKMNQTDLANTLQTKFMPVYQEKLRSRLQDKYQRLNEGISNHGDSTHLNEIYTELYITEGGSGEVNNEHEVRQIETVSRRPETQDTPINCNDIFIPSPGQDKPIRTVLTKGVAGIGKTVSVQKFILDWAEGKANQDVHFIFPLPFRELNLMQKNLSLVDLLNHLHTETKEFKSADYDYYKFMFIFDGLDECRLSLDFQNNQNLSDVTEPASVDVLLTNLIKGNLLPSALLWITSRPAAVNQIPPECVDQVTEVRGFNDPQKEEYFRKRINDRSLADRVVTHIRSSRSLFIMCHIPVFCWISATVLERMMGKAESAEIPKTLTQMFTHFLIFQTKLKTQKYDGKYEIDSDKARQTILSLGKLASEQLEKGNLIFYEEDLKESDIDVREVSVYSGVCTQIFREEFGLQLGKVYSFVHLSIQEFLAALFKLLSFSEQNTGLWNVFRLPMTSLLKREVDKALQSENGHWDLFLRFLLGLSLESNQSLLQGLLKKRVSSSDISQETAEYIKQKIRENPSPEKSINLFHCLNELNDCSLEQEVQTYLIRTEDRCLSGVKLSAAQWSALVFVLLNSEEELDEFVLSKYQRSEECLLRLLPVIKASRKADLSCCYITKKGWSALTSALRSNHSHLRELNLSRNKLSDSEVLCALLEDPVSCKLEKLQLSYCSIGEEGCAALISALRSNPSHLKELDLSRNKPGDSGVKLLSALLEDPHCKLEKLQLWDCSIGEEGCAALISALRSNSSHLRELDLSCNKPGDTGVKLLSALVEDPHCKLKKLWLCNCNIGEEGCAALISALSSNSSHLRELDLSLNKPGDSRVKLRSALLEVSHSKLKKLYI; this comes from the exons ATGAATCTCTCTAAAGAGCGTGACACGCAGATAAAGACAGGCAAGAG TCTGTGGCAAAATGAACCTCCTGAACCCAGCTGTGTGTCCGTGAAGAGTGACCAGTCAATTAGTCCTCCATTTAATTTCAGTCTGGAGGAATCTGCTGATCTGAg TGAAAAACATGAAGAACCAGAATCACATACAGCGAAGAAGAACCTAGACTCCATTTTCAAG TATCTTGAGTACAAAATCATTTCTGTGATGAAGAGTGAGttaaaaagctttaagaaaGTACTGAGTCCAGATTACCCAGATTGCTCTGAAAGAGACGATGATGAGGATAGTAACAAAGTCAGAGAGGGTCTTCTGAAGATAACACTGCTCATCCTGAGAAAGATGAACCAAACAGACCTTGCTAACACACTACAGACCA AATTTATGCCTGTGTATCAAGAAAAACTCAGATCCAGACTACAGGATAAATATCAAAGACTGAATGAAGGAATTTCCAATCATGGAGACTCAACACATCTGAATGAGATCTACACAGAGCTGTACATCACAGAGGGAGGCAGTGGAGAGGTCAATAATGAACACGAGGTGAGACAGATTGAGACAGTGTCCAGGAGACCAGAGACACAGGACACACCAATCAACTGTAATGACATATTTATACCCTCACCTGGACAAGACAAACCCATCAGAACTGTGCTGACAAAAGGAGTcgctggaattggaaaaacagtctctgtgcagaagttcattcttGACTGGGCTGAAGGAAAAGCCAACCAGGATGTTCATTTTATCTTTCCACTTCCTTTCAGGGAGCTGAACTTGATGCAGAAAAATCTCAGTCTTGTGGATCTTCTAAACCACCTTCACACAGAAACCAAAGAATTTAAGTCAGCAGATTATGATTACTACAAATTCATGTTCATATTTGATGGTTTGGATGAGTGTCGACTTAGTCTAGATTTCCAAAACAATCAGAACTTGTCTGATGTAACAGAACCAGCTTCAGTGGATGTGTTGCTGACCAACCTCATCAAGGGCAATCTACTTCCTTCTGCTCTCCTCTGGATCACCTCTCGACCAGCAGCAGTCAATCAGATCCCTCCTGAGTGTGTCGACCAGGTCACAGAGGTGCGAGGATTCAATGACCCTCAGAAGGAAGAATATTTCAGGAAGAGAATAAATGATCGGAGTCTGGCTGATAGAGTCGTCACGCACATCCGATCATCAAGAAGTCTGttcatcatgtgtcacatcccagtcttctgctggatttCAGCCACTGTACTCGAGAGGATGATGGGTAAAGCAGAGAGTGCAGAGATTCCCAAAACTCTCACACAAATGTTTACACACTTCCTGATCTTCCAGACCAAACTGAAGACTCAGAAATATGATGGGAAATATGAAATTGATTCTGATAAGGCTAGACAGACGATTCTGTCTCTAGGAAAACTGGCTTCTGAACAGCTGGAAAAAGGAAACCTGATTTTCTATGAGGAGGACCTGAAAGAGAGTGACATTGATGTCAGAGAAGTGTCAGTGTACTCAGGAGTTTGTACccagatcttcagagaggagtTTGGACTGCAGTTGGGAAAGGTGTACAGCTTTGTTCATCTGAGTATTCAGGAGTTTCTTGCTGCTTTATTCAAGCTGCTGTCCTTTTCTGAACAAAACACAGGACTGTGGAATGTGTTTAGATTACCAATGACAAGTTTACTAAAGAGAGAAGTGGACAAGGCCTTACAGAGTGAGAACGGACACTGGGACCTTTTCCTCCGGTTCCTTCTAGGTCTGTCACTAGAGTCTAATCAGTCTCTCTTACAAGGTCTCCTGAAAAAGAGAGTAAGCAGCTCTGATATCAGTCAGGAAACAGCTGAATACATTAAACAGAAGATCAGGGAGAATCCCTCTCCAGAgaaatccatcaatctgttccactgtctgaatgaactgaatGATTGTTCACTAGAGCAGGAAGTCCAAACATACCTGATCAGAACAGAGGACAGGTGTCTCTCTGGAGTCAAACTATCTGCGGCTCAGTGGTCAGCTCTGGTGTTTGTGCTGTTGAACTCAGAAGAAGAGCTGGATGAGTTTGTACTGAGTAAATATCAACGATCAGAAGAATGTCTTCTGAGGCTGCTGCCAGTGATCAAAGCATCTAGAAAGGCTGA TCTCTCCTGCTGTTATATTACAAAGAAAGGCTGGTCTGCTCtgacttcagctctgagatcaaaccattcacacctgagagaactgaatCTGAGCCGTAATAAACTCAGTGATTCAGAAGTGCTCTGTGCTCTGCTGGAGGATCCTGTAAGCTGTAAACTGGAAAAACTACA GCTGAGTTACTGCAGTATTGGAGAGGAAGGCTGTGCTGCTCTGatttcagctctgagatcaaacccctcacactTGAAAGAACTGGATCTGAGCCGTAATAAACCAGGAGACTCGGgtgtgaagctgctctctgctCTACTGGAGGATCCACACTGTAAACTGGAGAAACTACA GCTGTGGGACTGCAGTATTGGAGAGGAAGGCTGTGCTGCTCTGatttcagctctgagatcaaattcctcacacctgagagaactggatcTGAGCTGTAATAAACCAGGAGAcacaggagtgaagctgctctctgctCTAGTGGAGGATCCACACTGTAAACTTAAGAAACTTTG GCTGTGTAACTGCAATATTGGAGAAGAAGGCTGTGCTGCTCTGAtttcagctctgagttcaaactcctcacacctgagagaactggatcTGAGCCTTAATAAACCAGGAGACTCAAGAGTAAAGCTGCGCTCTGCTCTACTGGAGGTTTCACACAGTAAACTGAAGAAACTATA TATTTGA
- the LOC122334020 gene encoding NACHT, LRR and PYD domains-containing protein 3-like isoform X4 — protein MPVYQEKLRSRLQDKYQRLNEGISNHGDSTHLNEIYTELYITEGGSGEVNNEHEVRQIETVSRRPETQDTPINCNDIFIPSPGQDKPIRTVLTKGVAGIGKTVSVQKFILDWAEGKANQDVHFIFPLPFRELNLMQKNLSLVDLLNHLHTETKEFKSADYDYYKFMFIFDGLDECRLSLDFQNNQNLSDVTEPASVDVLLTNLIKGNLLPSALLWITSRPAAVNQIPPECVDQVTEVRGFNDPQKEEYFRKRINDRSLADRVVTHIRSSRSLFIMCHIPVFCWISATVLERMMGKAESAEIPKTLTQMFTHFLIFQTKLKTQKYDGKYEIDSDKARQTILSLGKLASEQLEKGNLIFYEEDLKESDIDVREVSVYSGVCTQIFREEFGLQLGKVYSFVHLSIQEFLAALFKLLSFSEQNTGLWNVFRLPMTSLLKREVDKALQSENGHWDLFLRFLLGLSLESNQSLLQGLLKKRVSSSDISQETAEYIKQKIRENPSPEKSINLFHCLNELNDCSLEQEVQTYLIRTEDRCLSGVKLSAAQWSALVFVLLNSEEELDEFVLSKYQRSEECLLRLLPVIKASRKADLSCCYITKKGWSALTSALRSNHSHLRELNLSRNKLSDSEVLCALLEDPVSCKLEKLQLSYCSIGEEGCAALISALRSNPSHLKELDLSRNKPGDSGVKLLSALLEDPHCKLEKLQLWDCSIGEEGCAALISALRSNSSHLRELDLSCNKPGDTGVKLLSALVEDPHCKLKKLWLCNCNIGEEGCAALISALSSNSSHLRELDLSLNKPGDSRVKLRSALLEVSHSKLKKLYI, from the exons ATGCCTGTGTATCAAGAAAAACTCAGATCCAGACTACAGGATAAATATCAAAGACTGAATGAAGGAATTTCCAATCATGGAGACTCAACACATCTGAATGAGATCTACACAGAGCTGTACATCACAGAGGGAGGCAGTGGAGAGGTCAATAATGAACACGAGGTGAGACAGATTGAGACAGTGTCCAGGAGACCAGAGACACAGGACACACCAATCAACTGTAATGACATATTTATACCCTCACCTGGACAAGACAAACCCATCAGAACTGTGCTGACAAAAGGAGTcgctggaattggaaaaacagtctctgtgcagaagttcattcttGACTGGGCTGAAGGAAAAGCCAACCAGGATGTTCATTTTATCTTTCCACTTCCTTTCAGGGAGCTGAACTTGATGCAGAAAAATCTCAGTCTTGTGGATCTTCTAAACCACCTTCACACAGAAACCAAAGAATTTAAGTCAGCAGATTATGATTACTACAAATTCATGTTCATATTTGATGGTTTGGATGAGTGTCGACTTAGTCTAGATTTCCAAAACAATCAGAACTTGTCTGATGTAACAGAACCAGCTTCAGTGGATGTGTTGCTGACCAACCTCATCAAGGGCAATCTACTTCCTTCTGCTCTCCTCTGGATCACCTCTCGACCAGCAGCAGTCAATCAGATCCCTCCTGAGTGTGTCGACCAGGTCACAGAGGTGCGAGGATTCAATGACCCTCAGAAGGAAGAATATTTCAGGAAGAGAATAAATGATCGGAGTCTGGCTGATAGAGTCGTCACGCACATCCGATCATCAAGAAGTCTGttcatcatgtgtcacatcccagtcttctgctggatttCAGCCACTGTACTCGAGAGGATGATGGGTAAAGCAGAGAGTGCAGAGATTCCCAAAACTCTCACACAAATGTTTACACACTTCCTGATCTTCCAGACCAAACTGAAGACTCAGAAATATGATGGGAAATATGAAATTGATTCTGATAAGGCTAGACAGACGATTCTGTCTCTAGGAAAACTGGCTTCTGAACAGCTGGAAAAAGGAAACCTGATTTTCTATGAGGAGGACCTGAAAGAGAGTGACATTGATGTCAGAGAAGTGTCAGTGTACTCAGGAGTTTGTACccagatcttcagagaggagtTTGGACTGCAGTTGGGAAAGGTGTACAGCTTTGTTCATCTGAGTATTCAGGAGTTTCTTGCTGCTTTATTCAAGCTGCTGTCCTTTTCTGAACAAAACACAGGACTGTGGAATGTGTTTAGATTACCAATGACAAGTTTACTAAAGAGAGAAGTGGACAAGGCCTTACAGAGTGAGAACGGACACTGGGACCTTTTCCTCCGGTTCCTTCTAGGTCTGTCACTAGAGTCTAATCAGTCTCTCTTACAAGGTCTCCTGAAAAAGAGAGTAAGCAGCTCTGATATCAGTCAGGAAACAGCTGAATACATTAAACAGAAGATCAGGGAGAATCCCTCTCCAGAgaaatccatcaatctgttccactgtctgaatgaactgaatGATTGTTCACTAGAGCAGGAAGTCCAAACATACCTGATCAGAACAGAGGACAGGTGTCTCTCTGGAGTCAAACTATCTGCGGCTCAGTGGTCAGCTCTGGTGTTTGTGCTGTTGAACTCAGAAGAAGAGCTGGATGAGTTTGTACTGAGTAAATATCAACGATCAGAAGAATGTCTTCTGAGGCTGCTGCCAGTGATCAAAGCATCTAGAAAGGCTGA TCTCTCCTGCTGTTATATTACAAAGAAAGGCTGGTCTGCTCtgacttcagctctgagatcaaaccattcacacctgagagaactgaatCTGAGCCGTAATAAACTCAGTGATTCAGAAGTGCTCTGTGCTCTGCTGGAGGATCCTGTAAGCTGTAAACTGGAAAAACTACA GCTGAGTTACTGCAGTATTGGAGAGGAAGGCTGTGCTGCTCTGatttcagctctgagatcaaacccctcacactTGAAAGAACTGGATCTGAGCCGTAATAAACCAGGAGACTCGGgtgtgaagctgctctctgctCTACTGGAGGATCCACACTGTAAACTGGAGAAACTACA GCTGTGGGACTGCAGTATTGGAGAGGAAGGCTGTGCTGCTCTGatttcagctctgagatcaaattcctcacacctgagagaactggatcTGAGCTGTAATAAACCAGGAGAcacaggagtgaagctgctctctgctCTAGTGGAGGATCCACACTGTAAACTTAAGAAACTTTG GCTGTGTAACTGCAATATTGGAGAAGAAGGCTGTGCTGCTCTGAtttcagctctgagttcaaactcctcacacctgagagaactggatcTGAGCCTTAATAAACCAGGAGACTCAAGAGTAAAGCTGCGCTCTGCTCTACTGGAGGTTTCACACAGTAAACTGAAGAAACTATA TATTTGA
- the LOC122334020 gene encoding NACHT, LRR and PYD domains-containing protein 3-like isoform X3, translating to MNLSKERDTQIKTGKSLWQNEPPEPSCVSVKSDQSISPPFNFSLEESADLSEKHEEPESHTAKKNLDSIFKYLEYKIISVMKSELKSFKKVLSPDYPDCSERDDDEDSNKVREGLLKITLLILRKMNQTDLANTLQTKFMPVYQEKLRSRLQDKYQRLNEGISNHGDSTHLNEIYTELYITEGGSGEVNNEHEVRQIETVSRRPETQDTPINCNDIFIPSPGQDKPIRTVLTKGVAGIGKTVSVQKFILDWAEGKANQDVHFIFPLPFRELNLMQKNLSLVDLLNHLHTETKEFKSADYDYYKFMFIFDGLDECRLSLDFQNNQNLSDVTEPASVDVLLTNLIKGNLLPSALLWITSRPAAVNQIPPECVDQVTEVRGFNDPQKEEYFRKRINDRSLADRVVTHIRSSRSLFIMCHIPVFCWISATVLERMMGKAESAEIPKTLTQMFTHFLIFQTKLKTQKYDGKYEIDSDKARQTILSLGKLASEQLEKGNLIFYEEDLKESDIDVREVSVYSGVCTQIFREEFGLQLGKVYSFVHLSIQEFLAALFKLLSFSEQNTGLWNVFRLPMTSLLKREVDKALQSENGHWDLFLRFLLGLSLESNQSLLQGLLKKRVSSSDISQETAEYIKQKIRENPSPEKSINLFHCLNELNDCSLEQEVQTYLIRTEDRCLSGVKLSAAQWSALVFVLLNSEEELDEFVLSKYQRSEECLLRLLPVIKASRKADLSCCYITKKGWSALTSALRSNHSHLRELNLSRNKLSDSEVLCALLEDPVSCKLEKLQLSYCSIGEEGCAALISALRSNPSHLKELDLSRNKPGDSGVKLLSALLEDPHCKLEKLQLWDCSIGEEGCAALISALRSNSSHLRELDLSCNKPGDTGVKLLSALVEDPHCKLKKL from the exons ATGAATCTCTCTAAAGAGCGTGACACGCAGATAAAGACAGGCAAGAG TCTGTGGCAAAATGAACCTCCTGAACCCAGCTGTGTGTCCGTGAAGAGTGACCAGTCAATTAGTCCTCCATTTAATTTCAGTCTGGAGGAATCTGCTGATCTGAg TGAAAAACATGAAGAACCAGAATCACATACAGCGAAGAAGAACCTAGACTCCATTTTCAAG TATCTTGAGTACAAAATCATTTCTGTGATGAAGAGTGAGttaaaaagctttaagaaaGTACTGAGTCCAGATTACCCAGATTGCTCTGAAAGAGACGATGATGAGGATAGTAACAAAGTCAGAGAGGGTCTTCTGAAGATAACACTGCTCATCCTGAGAAAGATGAACCAAACAGACCTTGCTAACACACTACAGACCA AATTTATGCCTGTGTATCAAGAAAAACTCAGATCCAGACTACAGGATAAATATCAAAGACTGAATGAAGGAATTTCCAATCATGGAGACTCAACACATCTGAATGAGATCTACACAGAGCTGTACATCACAGAGGGAGGCAGTGGAGAGGTCAATAATGAACACGAGGTGAGACAGATTGAGACAGTGTCCAGGAGACCAGAGACACAGGACACACCAATCAACTGTAATGACATATTTATACCCTCACCTGGACAAGACAAACCCATCAGAACTGTGCTGACAAAAGGAGTcgctggaattggaaaaacagtctctgtgcagaagttcattcttGACTGGGCTGAAGGAAAAGCCAACCAGGATGTTCATTTTATCTTTCCACTTCCTTTCAGGGAGCTGAACTTGATGCAGAAAAATCTCAGTCTTGTGGATCTTCTAAACCACCTTCACACAGAAACCAAAGAATTTAAGTCAGCAGATTATGATTACTACAAATTCATGTTCATATTTGATGGTTTGGATGAGTGTCGACTTAGTCTAGATTTCCAAAACAATCAGAACTTGTCTGATGTAACAGAACCAGCTTCAGTGGATGTGTTGCTGACCAACCTCATCAAGGGCAATCTACTTCCTTCTGCTCTCCTCTGGATCACCTCTCGACCAGCAGCAGTCAATCAGATCCCTCCTGAGTGTGTCGACCAGGTCACAGAGGTGCGAGGATTCAATGACCCTCAGAAGGAAGAATATTTCAGGAAGAGAATAAATGATCGGAGTCTGGCTGATAGAGTCGTCACGCACATCCGATCATCAAGAAGTCTGttcatcatgtgtcacatcccagtcttctgctggatttCAGCCACTGTACTCGAGAGGATGATGGGTAAAGCAGAGAGTGCAGAGATTCCCAAAACTCTCACACAAATGTTTACACACTTCCTGATCTTCCAGACCAAACTGAAGACTCAGAAATATGATGGGAAATATGAAATTGATTCTGATAAGGCTAGACAGACGATTCTGTCTCTAGGAAAACTGGCTTCTGAACAGCTGGAAAAAGGAAACCTGATTTTCTATGAGGAGGACCTGAAAGAGAGTGACATTGATGTCAGAGAAGTGTCAGTGTACTCAGGAGTTTGTACccagatcttcagagaggagtTTGGACTGCAGTTGGGAAAGGTGTACAGCTTTGTTCATCTGAGTATTCAGGAGTTTCTTGCTGCTTTATTCAAGCTGCTGTCCTTTTCTGAACAAAACACAGGACTGTGGAATGTGTTTAGATTACCAATGACAAGTTTACTAAAGAGAGAAGTGGACAAGGCCTTACAGAGTGAGAACGGACACTGGGACCTTTTCCTCCGGTTCCTTCTAGGTCTGTCACTAGAGTCTAATCAGTCTCTCTTACAAGGTCTCCTGAAAAAGAGAGTAAGCAGCTCTGATATCAGTCAGGAAACAGCTGAATACATTAAACAGAAGATCAGGGAGAATCCCTCTCCAGAgaaatccatcaatctgttccactgtctgaatgaactgaatGATTGTTCACTAGAGCAGGAAGTCCAAACATACCTGATCAGAACAGAGGACAGGTGTCTCTCTGGAGTCAAACTATCTGCGGCTCAGTGGTCAGCTCTGGTGTTTGTGCTGTTGAACTCAGAAGAAGAGCTGGATGAGTTTGTACTGAGTAAATATCAACGATCAGAAGAATGTCTTCTGAGGCTGCTGCCAGTGATCAAAGCATCTAGAAAGGCTGA TCTCTCCTGCTGTTATATTACAAAGAAAGGCTGGTCTGCTCtgacttcagctctgagatcaaaccattcacacctgagagaactgaatCTGAGCCGTAATAAACTCAGTGATTCAGAAGTGCTCTGTGCTCTGCTGGAGGATCCTGTAAGCTGTAAACTGGAAAAACTACA GCTGAGTTACTGCAGTATTGGAGAGGAAGGCTGTGCTGCTCTGatttcagctctgagatcaaacccctcacactTGAAAGAACTGGATCTGAGCCGTAATAAACCAGGAGACTCGGgtgtgaagctgctctctgctCTACTGGAGGATCCACACTGTAAACTGGAGAAACTACA GCTGTGGGACTGCAGTATTGGAGAGGAAGGCTGTGCTGCTCTGatttcagctctgagatcaaattcctcacacctgagagaactggatcTGAGCTGTAATAAACCAGGAGAcacaggagtgaagctgctctctgctCTAGTGGAGGATCCACACTGTAAACTTAAGAAACTTTG a